The Engraulis encrasicolus isolate BLACKSEA-1 chromosome 24, IST_EnEncr_1.0, whole genome shotgun sequence DNA window TAACGTCAATAGGGGAAATGTTGTAACTGAAATCATATAAAGAACCACAGTGGGTGGATGGGAGGTGACTTAACTGTTCATGGACTGCTTTTTGTCACACGGTTCCTGTTAAAATCCGCCCTGTCTTGCCTGACAGTGTCACTCGGAATGACCACTTGTGTGATTTGAGTGACTGTAAATCGCATTTCGTAATCGTCAGATGGGTAATGGTGAACGATGATGGACATTTTGAGATTTGGTGCCGTGGTGCAGGTTTTGGGTCcaatgccttttgtgtgtgtgtgtgtgtgtgtgtgtgtgtgtgtgtgtgtgtgtgtgtgtgtgtgtgtgtgcgtgtgtgtgtgtgtgtgtgtaggtgtgtgtgtgtgtgtgtgtgtgtgtgtgtgtgtgtgtgtgtgtgtgtgtgtgcgcgcgcgtctgtgtgtgcgtctgtgtgcgtctgcgtccgtctgtgtgcgtctgtgtgtgtctgtgtgtgtctttgcactaTGTCAAGCAATTCTGCTAAACAAGTAAACAAAGCTCCTTCATTATTTCATGTCATCCTAGTTCTTCTCTTCATGTTAGCAGTCATATGGCAGAGACAAAGAAGGTTTTCTGTTTTCTGGCTGTTAAGATTTTTCTTCATATGCAGTCTTCAAGAATATATATACATTTAGTTTGACTGGTAGGaaagaaagcttactagccactttaactGATGGCAAGTATACGTATGTTTGGCTATTGtaattaacatctactagtcaaATTTGGCTAgggatgaaaaatgttaatttatagccctgtacTGTGTATGTTGTCAATTCATGCgtttctaaatgtttgtttcatTCAATTACAAATGTCATTTTTGGCTCAGGGCTGAAAACAATGATGATGAATGTGCAGGTTGGTGTATTGCGTCAGATGATGTTTTATTCGGTACTCTTCAGCGCACGTGTTCAAGCCTTTCTTTTCTCCATCACATCTCATTGTCGAGGTGTTGCGGCAGCAATGcattttttgtgtctttatttttgtgcagatTGCACTTTGGCAATGCTCTTGATATTTATTTGCATGTACTTTTGTTTCCGTCCACATGGTGGCGGTGTGGGGCTTTTGTTCGTTTtgtgttggggtttttttgtttacatGCAACTTTCAATCCTTCGGCCTTTCAACATTAACGCACACCTTTTGATTGGTGAGATTCCAGTCATTTCCTCTGAGTAGAGTGTGTAACCCCCATCAACAAAGGAAACAAAGGGACGTTTACACCATCATGTGTCATGCAGTAAAACTTGTACCTTAATACACTGTAAAGTACATTACATGTATATGTTGTTGTCACACTGGGTATTATATACTGCCTAGTACAAGCCATTGAAACAATCATTTGCAAATTAAATAAAGCTTGTATCAAATATATGGTAAATGTTGTTTCAATGAATTACCCATATGAAAAATATATTATGTAACCGTTCTGTAATATGTATCAGTCTGGAATACCTTTTCAGTTAATGTACCGTTTTGAATCAGTTGAATACACTGTTAGAAACAACACAATCTTGGTGTTAAAGCTGTCATCTGTAAAGGAGAGCTTAATGCAGACTTTCTATGTTCAGAGCAACGTAATGTGCAGTATAATCAACTACTGAGTCTGCCTTCTGTATTCTCACAGTTCAAATCTCTTCTTTGCTTACATTGTTTGTGCCCATGCAGAATTAAAGATGCATTGTTTTGCAATCAATCAAACTTGTGTATTTGACTTCTTAAGGTACTAATTAAGGATCGAAGTAAGATGTAAGGGTTTTTTGGGGTGAGGGTGGTCTAGAGTGTTTTGACTCCCACATGCTTGCTGGCTCCATTTAGATGACTTGTGTTTCTCACTTCTGTTTTCGTGATGCTGTCTCATTTGCATTTATTTTCCTGGCTGTTTGCTAAATGCTGTTGTATGGGGTGACTTATTTGACTGGTAAATATATACGAACAGTGGTCATACTGTcgttgcatgcttgtgtgtgtctgtgtgtgtggcgatCATGAAAGGTGCATTCACCTGAATGAGGGCATGTTTGTTGCCAGCCTCGGGTGTCTAAAATGTCTTATATTATCATCAGTGCCAGACCCGTATACATTCCACTCTTTGAGCTCATATCTGGACACTATTCATCTTTGCCTGCCAGGCATTTTGCACATTGGAAACTAACAGGTTTGTTTGTTGAGAAACGGAAGTTCTGAGTCCTTTTGCCTATGCAATGAGTGTTCTTCCAAATCAGCTTACCCACCTACCCAAACTGTGATGCGTATTAGAATATTCTGGTTCAGTGAATAATGTAACATTGAATTGAACATTTCTGCCATTCCCATTTGCCATCTGGAGTATTACATAGTTACTAAATAGTTAATTTCATTCAACCACAAAATGACGAGGGATACTGAACTTTTCACGAGGGATACTGAAAAAATTAGGATAGTTGTAAAAAATAGTGTTTAATACCtacaactgtgtatgtgtgtatgtgtagtagtagtgtgtgtgtgtgtgtgtgtgtgtgtgtgtgtgtgtgtgtatgtgtagtagtagtgtgtgtgtgtgtgtttgttgctgttCTTGAGAAATGTAAGGGGAGgagctttttttttctctttgaaccAGGGACCTATTTTCATTTGCATGTGGTCTGTTACTGGGTCTGTAGCGGAAAAAAACTCCTCGACAGGGGGAAGTCTACCAGCAGTGTCCTGAGCTGACTAAAGAGAGGAGGCTAGAAAAAAAGACTTTCTCGACCGTCAGGACAGTTTCTGACTTGTTGGTCTCATCTTGCCTAAGAAGGATGCCTCATCATTACACAGTGACTGTTGCTACTGGCAGCCAGTGGTTTGCCGGTACCGATGACTACATCTACATCACCCTGGTGGGGACTGAGAGGTGCAGTGAGAGGACCCTGCTGGACAAACCTCTCTACAATGACTTCGAAAGGGGGGCGGTAAGTCTGGGCCctgtcttatttttttatttttttttgaagttAAGACATGTTAGCTTGTTTGTATAGGGTAAATTTGGAAAACATCATACACACAGTCCGAGGGTGTTCattgaaaaagaagaggaaggatCTGTGTGTACACATCTTTAAAAGAGGAACAGTGGGGCTGGCCTTGTCTACACTGTCCCGCTGATGTTATTTGGCATCATGTTATACTATGAAATTGAACTTGAATTTATACTTGAATTTACATCCagtgcattacatttggcagccgcttttatgcaaagaaaaataggcctacaatcaacaTAATCGTAGCTTACAACACTTGCATATTCATATTTAAGGGCTTACGGTAGTAAACTGAATAATTAAAGAAGTAATGGATGCCATTTTTCAGATTTTTGCTAATCAATTCACCCATTTGCTGACCTTAAACTTCTTCAATCTGTcttctttatgtgggattcagtgCTCAGGTAAAAACTGTGAAGATAGCAATAGTGTGTTTTTCTATGTTTTTTATTCCACTTCTTTATTGAACTGAATTATTTCCCTTAGGTGGACTCTTATGATGTGTCTGTGGAAGAGAGCCTCGGTGATATTGAACTGGTCAAAATCGAGAAGAAGAAATACTGGTTCCAAGACGACTGGTATTGCAGATATATCTCGGTGAAGACGCCGACTGGGGATCACGTCGAGTTCCCTTGCTATCGATGGCTAGTGGGAGATAAGGAAGTGGTGCTGAGGGATGGCACTGGTAGGGACATGTTGTACTTCCAACAATGTTGCTGATGTGTCTAACAAGTATAGAGTAGTAGAGAAtactatagaatagaatagaatagaatagaatagaatagaatagaatagaatagaatagaactgtTTAAATCTCTTCATGAGGCCCCTTCAAGTGATTTGGGATTCCAACTTTAAAATATATCGAGGTATTTCAACAATTGCAAAGCATTTTTGAAATTTAAGTTATTGCACAACAAACAAGTGATAAAACGGAAAAGTGTTAATTTGCTCAGGGATGGGACTGGTAGGCATAATATGGCGTCTAATAACAatggtgtatgctgtgtgtgtgttagaaagagagagaaagagagagcgagagagaatgcaAAGCTCTGAGCCAACGTTGTAGTTGGGTTGTTGTGCTATACATTgaattgttattgttttttttaaactgttttaCCTTTTCATTTATGGAGTACAACAAGTATTGCATTccaatatagattttttttttaatttttttttttagaaaatttcAAGAATGCTTGTACAGCAAACCAACTGTTTATAATATAGGAAAGTGTTaacatgtatttgtgtttgtgcattggtgtgtgcatTTGCCCACATGCCTTCGCAAGCAtttatgcacagtgtgtgtgtgtgtgtgtgtgtgtgtgtgtgtgtgtgtgtgtgtgtgtgtgtgtgtgtgtgtgtgtgtgtgtgtgtgtgtgtgtgtgtgtgtgtgtgtgtgtgtgtgtatgtgtgtgtgtgtgtgtgtgtctgcctacctgcctgcctgcctctacaGCCCGTTTGCCACAGTATGAGCAGACCCGGACAGCAAAGACCCATCGGCGCAAAGAACTGGAGACAAGACAGAAGATTTACAGGTACTTTAAAGAAGTGTGGAAAGAGGTATAAGAGCCTGTAAAACTCGTAAAATGCATATTTTCAGAAAGAAGAGGCTGTGAAACCTTCaggaattaaaataataataataatattcgcACATTCCCATTGGGTGCTCTCAGAATGAGCTTCAAAATTATTTTCCAGATTTGTAAGGCTGAAGTTTCTTCTATAGTCATTGACATATGAGAAAGTGTTTTTCTAATgtcagtaaaaaacaaaaaccaagagCCTGTGTTAAGCACGAATGTGAATTCTCTTCCTACTAATAATGTCTCTCTTCATGTTCAAAGATGGAAAGAGTGGCATCCTGGTTTTCCTATGAGCATCGATGCCAATGCCTACAAAAACCTGCCTCGAGACATCCAGTTCGACAGTGAGAAGGGCGTGGACTTCGTGTTGAACTACAGCAAAGCGTATGTGCAATGTGCCACTACCAACACTGCTGGCGTTGTAGTGTATGTAATAAAGTCACTATCTCCATGGTGCTGCTAGCCATTACtactacatgcatgcatttgcataccACAAACACTCACGATATGTTACTCGCGGTGAGTAACTCAGTTGTGCAGGCACCGCTCATCATACTTCTATCAAAGTTCTATCAAAATGTATCATGATAGTTAATCTATCACCTCTTGTCTTGTTTACTGGCAACAGCCTTTGAAAGATTGATGCACAAGCACTCTGTCGACAGAGGAAATGGCTGGGTGTGTGGTCTGGTCAATATTTAACCGGAGGTGTGATACTTTTCAAAGAAATGATGAACCACAGATAGATTATATGTGTCAGTGATGTTGCAGAGCCAGAACGCTTCAAAGATGCACCGCTGAAAACTGTCAAAAGGCTTTTCTGCAATAATTTGATTAGTGTGTGTGGGCGTTTACTTGTCTCTTATTTTAATAAATCTATCTTAATAACCAAAAAATCTGTGTTGTCTTTTAGGAGTGACTGTCAGTTGtagttctacccatttggggtgCCTAGGCAAAATGTAGACATGGGGCCCAAGGCGAAATCTAGGCATTTTCTGTGGCATTTACCAAGGCAGCGCTGACTGTTGGGGGGTGGAATGTGTGGGTCCTACTGCAGCCCTCTGCAATTGTCAATGCCTATTGGTAAAGCCGGCTCTGGTGACTGCACTGTGCTCATGCCGTTCTCCATGCCTCTTGCACTGTATGTCCCTACAGAATTGAGAACCTCTACGTGAACCAGTTCATGCACATGTTCCAGTCCTCTTGGAATGATCTGTCAGACTTTGAGCAAATATTCATGAGGATCAAGAATACCATCTCAGGTAAGTAAGCAACACACTGTAGTCTGGATTCTCAGAATCTCTTCGTCCTTAAATTTGCAGAAGCGATTTGATTGATTTTGCAGAAGTTTGGGAAAactaaactgggaacactgatgatgggctagacccgaaacgtttgtcccttgtctgtcggttttatttacttttttcggctttgtttcataccgtttttgattttgcattcagctccagtgtgcgactcctttcttctttttcattatactgcccttggaattacgcaccgagcgaagcACTCAgtataagacattggcgcggacgccaccccaccattactatacaGTTTGAGAGGAGATAGTAAATCAGTTGGAGCAGTCTTAGCCTAGtattggatttctagcaataataacaaactattaatggaaaatctagcaatattaatgggcaAAACTTGTCTGAAAATCCCTTTAGAGTTGGAGAATGAGGGCGTAGAGCTGGCCCTTAttaaaatcgaccatggttttactgtagtaagttACCATAGTTTTActgtaaccatggtttctctaagtactctgagccaaccatagtattactatggcttatccatgtttttttgggggaaacCATGAAAacagtggttcctgactaaccatggatcatggttattcatggttttcatgtttttttccagcatggtttgtgtctatggtttaaccatagtcacaaaccatgctaaaaaaacatggttagttgtgggtttcatggtcagccaaaaaaacatgaaaacttgtttgcagccgtggtgtaatgtttagggagttggactgaagatcacagattcggatcccacccttacctctccctacacctccatccatgactgaagtgcacttgagcaaggcacctaaccacattgctccaagtactgtcaccaatatgtgcgttggattaaaaaaagtgtaatttaatgagtaATTAgaaaccatggtaaaaccatggttagttttcagagtaaaaccatggttaattttatagttaaaccatattCAAACCAAAAACCCATGACATCATGGATTACCATGGTTAATTTTCATAAGGGGGGAAATGACCCACATAAGACATGAACCTGCTCCCGataggcacacaagcacatagtATGTGGTTGGGTATTTTTAGCACCCCCAGAAATGGTCTGTTTTAAATGTGAGCAACGTTTTCTTTGTCCATTTGACAATAGAGTATGTCATGCAACACTGGAAGGAGGACTTCATGTTTGGCTACCAGTTCCTGAACGGATGCAATCCAGTCATCATCCAGAAATGCAGCAAGATACCAGATAAATTCCGTGTGACGCACGACATGGTGAAGGACTGTCTGGAGCGAAACTTGACCCTTGAGGAGGAAGTTCAAGTAAGACAACAGAGAATCTAGGGGACATGTACAAGGATCACAATATTTGTAACATGCAGCAGTACTCAAAGAAAGACATGCAGTGAGATTAGAGTTGTATGCCTGTACTGTGCATaggggtgtgtgagagtgagtaatGAGTAAATACAGTAGTATATGACTAGAGTTTGATATCACTTAAcaaatttttacttttttctctctgaCACAAAAATCTCTACATTTTTTGTTTCCTAAAATGCCATTAGAAGAATAAGAAATGTTCGTGACTATTTTGtgatctaaccctaaccctaaccctaaccctaagagTCAGCTTACATTGGTTTCATTAGACACATCATTTCAGTTTTTAGGCCTACTGGACATTAAGGTTCAGCTTTCTCATTTTTGTATCATCCAGATTCCAGAATTAATCAAAACCAATGAAAGATTGATGAAAATGTTGGATTTTTGCAGGCTGGAAACATTTACATTGCAGACTATGAATTAATGGAGGAGGTCACCGCAAACAACACAGACCCTTGCACTCTCCAGTATCTGGCTGCTCCAGTTTGCCTGTTGTACAGGAACAAAGCCAGTAAAATAATGCCACTGGCCATTCAGGTACGGCTATTTTgcctggttttttttttacctataTCAAATCTACAAGGTCTGAGATTTACAAGGAAATAGACCAAGCATTTGAGGTTAATGTACAGTGTGAATAGGAGCAATTTTGCACAAAACTCAGAATATGGGGGCTACAGCAAGAGAATAAATTCTGCGAGCAGGTTAACTATAGATATTAAAATTATGCAATGAAATATGGTTACAAATGTTAAAGTTAATGTATGTAAGATTGTGGCCCAATTAGgcattgcaattatgctgcttattgcaactatactgtccattcacaaatttgatcttttcatgaatatctaatAAGTAATCAACTAAGGGTCtgaccaaagtagagtaagtTTTGCATCTTTATGTCTACCACTGGGAAAtcaaaatggctgacatggagaagatgcGCCTTTTTATCTGTGAAGTGTAAATTATGTGTAATTATGTGAAGTCATAAttatacatttgtgaatgggcggcaGAAATACTGAAAGTAAACTACAAAAAACAATTATAAACTCATTCTCATGATGCAATGTTTATATTTATTTGAAATAATTACAGTATGCCATGATAGTTTATTAACAGTCATTGTGATTAATTACATGACTGTTATAATAAAGTGTTGTCAAGATGTCAGAAGCACATTATATTAAATAAAATTCATGACTAACTGTGATGTGAAATGCTAAACTGACTTAatttcatatatttttattttcatttagcaGAACAGGGAACAGTCAAGTGCATCATATCCTACCCGTACACAGTCTTATCTTCACCCACTGATGGTGTAACATTACCTCACAAAGCCCCAACTAGCACATTGGGAGATAACAGTATCTCACTGAATGTCAACATCAATAAACGGAAATGATTTCTTCCTGGCAGCTGGCCCAATCTCCTGCTGAGGACAACCCCATATTCCTGCCCAGCGACGATGAGTACGACTGGCTCCTGGCCAAGATATGGGTGCGCTCCTCGGATTTCCACATCCACCAAACGGTCACCCACCTTCTGCGTACCCACCTCATCTCCGAGGTCTTTGGCATCGCCATGTTTCGCCAGCTTGCTGCGGTCCATCCAGTCTACAAGGTGCCTATACAGTATCTATCTGAATGTGTATAATAAAATGTCTTTTTAGCCATCTGTAAGGACATTATACTCATAATGACGAACTGTAACTTAATAACAATATGAATGTTTTATGTCAATACCTGACACTCTGTGGAGACAATGAAAGTGTTGAGGCATCTGTGGCCCAGTGTTAAGGGATTTGGTTTTAGTGTCAGAAAGTTGCATAATGCCTCCTCGGGCACCtaacccatattgctccagggactgaaatcAATACTGTACAGTGTACCTAAATGACTTGTCAATGGATAAAAGCTAAGTACAATATCATGGAAGGTGGTGTTTATTAGAATAATTGAAATAAACATTACAAGAGTTGTTATTTACAGCACATAGTTGcattttacatttcattacattacactacactaagtgtagtacttagctgacgctatctaaagcaacttacagttattttacagggtattgtttacagttccTGGCGccatgtggggttaggggccCAGCTCAAGGCCACTCCTGCCATAGAGGGAGGTATAGGGGGAgcggattcaaacctgcaaccctctgatcctaagACCacgtccctaaccattaggccacggttggCCATTTCATATTGCGTTAATActgtataccagtggttcccaaaacttttttccttgcgcacccccttgtacatttcaatgtggttcgcgcaccccctaagacaatgttttggtgtacttatggccactcaaatatggcttcactgcacaagtcattgcacattatgcagagtcatttagggaatccttagacttgatgtttcttcaagcatacaattcaccacacaattaaaaactacttcattttcattaatgctgtataaaaagtaaacac harbors:
- the alox5a gene encoding polyunsaturated fatty acid 5-lipoxygenase, which produces MPHHYTVTVATGSQWFAGTDDYIYITLVGTERCSERTLLDKPLYNDFERGAVDSYDVSVEESLGDIELVKIEKKKYWFQDDWYCRYISVKTPTGDHVEFPCYRWLVGDKEVVLRDGTARLPQYEQTRTAKTHRRKELETRQKIYRWKEWHPGFPMSIDANAYKNLPRDIQFDSEKGVDFVLNYSKAIENLYVNQFMHMFQSSWNDLSDFEQIFMRIKNTISEYVMQHWKEDFMFGYQFLNGCNPVIIQKCSKIPDKFRVTHDMVKDCLERNLTLEEEVQAGNIYIADYELMEEVTANNTDPCTLQYLAAPVCLLYRNKASKIMPLAIQLAQSPAEDNPIFLPSDDEYDWLLAKIWVRSSDFHIHQTVTHLLRTHLISEVFGIAMFRQLAAVHPVYKLLIPHVRFTIAINTKAREQLICECGLFDKANGTGGGGHVELVQRAMKTFTYKSLLFPEAIKARGMDGKDIPTYFYRDDGTRVWEMVKSFVAEVVDIYYKSDETIQKDEELQAFVKDVCSFGMQDFDYCEFPKTMATKEQLVEYLTVVIFTASAHHAAVNFGQYDWCSWIPNAPSTMRKPRPTKKGQANVKYVMESLPDRGRSCWHLGAVWALSQFQDNELFLGMYPDEHFIERPVKTAMQNFRRNLAAFSREVKSRNEGKKLPYYYLSPDRIPNSVAV